One part of the Trypanosoma brucei brucei TREU927 chromosome 4, complete sequence genome encodes these proteins:
- a CDS encoding variant surface glycoprotein (VSG, atypical), putative codes for MQVQRTTKEVLHKAVAAAVPVLFMTLMRCGMAQTVTEPSSDKVTNLCTEAKYTAHLADHIVAAAEEPEREISDMQIYAEAWNLLAASTNQTDKRAATYALATYMSTAAAKAKQLQNGKYKAAVLAATYLQRRSALTRTLQAMRVKGQSGAGQVTNRQGVISSCSHKETPTLSDEGDCGRQGSDANHPESIAVNLRTATHLKLLDSSRLRPLALNHLAEVEGTAPPAKTEVQAEGCKAVISIGYYAKFTASTKESDDNSEVKAIKIFAGDNASTNCALLHNAERKSEKDNDLLINKICNYINKPDPQIITISNLTPAMLANTSTVQMAFKSFVHAATGKAPSDGEIENQLKSLYGGDEVTFTNDFIKILWTKNVTYHTGSGFVTETFLDAAKNENAHKVLIYLKGQRAAAQAKQPRTNESEINGPVCGGEGQEECKLDEKKDPEKPNGTQMRKWPKALQWMITRQGGNCKTIQQEDCKEDCTWDEGACDGAVGISASMNISLFMAFLLLA; via the coding sequence ATGCAAGTTCAACGCACTACCAAAGAAGTGTTGCACAAAGCTGTTGCAGCAGCCGTGCCCGTGTTATTCATGACGCTGATGAGGTGCGGCATGGCGCAAACAGTAACGGAACCGTCTTCGGACAAAGTAACAAACCTCTGTACAGAGGCCAAGTATACAGCCCATCTGGCAGATCACATCGTAGCGGCGGCAGAAGAGCCGGAGCGCGAAATATCCGACATGCAAATTTATGCAGAGGCATGGAATCTCCTTGCAGCCAGCACAAACCAAACAGACAAGCGTGCCGCGACATATGCCCTTGCCACGTACATGTCCACTGCGGCGGCAAAAGCAAAGCAGCTGCAAAACGGGAAATACAAAGCAGCAGTCTTGGCCGCTACCTACCTGCAAAGGAGATCAGCGCTGACACGAACATTGCAAGCTATGCGTGTAAAGGGACAGTCAGGAGCGGGACAAGTCACTAACCGACAAGGCGTCATCTCATCATGTTCACACAAGGAAACACCGACGTTAAGCGACGAAGGGGATTGCGGGCGACAAGGCAGTGATGCCAACCATCCAGAATCAATTGCCGTAAATTTAAGGACAGCGACTCACCTCAAACTGTTAGACAGCAGCAGGCTAAGACCGCTAGCGTTAAATCACTTAGCCGAAGTAGAAGGAACAGCGCCACCAGCAAAAACGGAAGTACAAGCCGAAGGCTGCAAGGCTGTGATAAGCATTGGCTATTATGCTAAATTCACAGCATcgacaaaagaaagtgaCGACAACAGTGAAGTCAAAGCCATTAAGATATTCGCGGGTGACAATGCAAGTACAAATTGCGCTCTTCTGCACAACGCCGAAAGGAAATCAGAAAAGGATAACGACCTACTGATCAACAAAATATGCAACTACATAAACAAACCTGATCCTCAGATAATAACCATATCCAATTTGACGCCTGCCATGTTAGCAAACACGAGCACAGTCCAAATGGCGTTCAAAAGCTTCGTTCATGCAGCAACCGGTAAAGCACCTAGCGACGGCGAAATCGAAAACCAGCTTAAGAGCCTTTACGGAGGGGATGAGGTGACATTTACCAATGACTTCATAAAAATTCTGTGGACGAAGAACGTGACGTACCACACTGGCTCAGGATTCGTAACTGAGACATTTCTTGATGCAgctaaaaacgaaaacgcgCACAAGGTGCTCATCTATCTAAAAGGTCAAAGAGCGGCAGCACAGGCAAAACAACCAAGGACAAACGAGAGTGAAATCAACGGCCCGGTCTGCGGAGGTGAGGGCCAAGAGGAGTGCAAAttggatgaaaagaaagacccGGAGAAACCGAACGGAACTCAAATGCGGAAATGGCCTAAAGCACTCCAGTGGATGATCACACGACAAGGAGGAAATTGCAAAACAATACAGCAAGAAGATTGTAAAGAAGACTGTACATGGGATGAGGGAGCTTGTGACGGCGCAGTTGGCATTTCTGCTTCGATGAATATTTCTCTGTTCAtggcatttttgcttctagcaTAA
- a CDS encoding variant surface glycoprotein (VSG), putative translates to MTGRKGSRSSEQLLAVAALLTLVYATKSASTAAITDADTGPAQITNVCKEEFYLSELRKEIAAGITRRRRQRQDLLKLERKYRLAATMATQPNDRCLYSALAAKLEQKAESVQQQADKADDTATTAMGLIDEHVGKLKYAQKLLKTKAAVDATGYSRAGDSSNIYLELTRETIGNGRCTAIDSWGKFSSAHTAIDAAKLTEIKITPDTDLATKIFKDKITITGFNGCTASAVAKTRTFSSVLSTCTVSGSEAVTYARNSADYSYSTSTAAFYKNHDPDQGCEDATAAGEEGATADIKLRYAVCLAVKTIQTDGGKVPPLSGKALKGDKLVTNILRNCLPAYQAVSKPWDSVEAKDLNDFIESAYGADDGKFKEIFDTPLDSRQITVKLNDKSEDKALTALATASERNAATSHSGGQRNKKEIETSKKQPAGAPVASKESEEICKDKAQKECKEEDRCVFKEEKCKVKVTTTTGKDGKTNTTGSNSFVINKAPLLLAFSLALLNF, encoded by the coding sequence ATGACCGGCAGAAAAGGCTCAAGAAGCTCGGAGCAGCTGTTGGCCGTTGCAGCACTACTAACGCTAGTGTACGCCACAAAGTCAGCATCAACAGCGGCCATAACCGATGCTGACACCGGCCCGGCACAAATAACAAACGTCTGCAAGGAGGAGTTTTATTTGTCTGAGCTGCGAAAAGAAATCGCTGCAGGAATCACCAGGCGACGAAGACAGAGACAGGACCTACTGAAGCTAGAGAGGAAGTATAGGCTGGCTGCAACCATGGCAACTCAACCCAACGACAGGTGCCTTTACTCCGCTTTAGCAGCCAAACTTGAGCAAAAAGCGGAGTCGGTACAACAGCAGGCCGATAAGGCCGACGATACAGCAACGACAGCAATGGGGCTAATCGACGAACATGTAGGAAAGCTCAAGTACGCACAGAAACTactgaaaacaaaagcagccgTAGATGCCACCGGCTACAGCCGAGCAGGAGACAGTAGCAACATTTACCTAGAGTTAACTCGGGAGACAATCGGCAACGGACGCTGCACAGCAATTGACAGCTGGGGAAAATTCAGCAGCGCACACACAGCGATCGACGCGGCAAAGTTAACAGAAATTAAGATTACGCCAGACACAGATCtagcaacaaaaatattcaAAGACAAAATAACTATTACCGGCTTCAACGGCTGCACAGCATCCGCAGTAGCAAAAACAAGAACGTTCTCGAGTGTACTAAGCACCTGCACCGTTTCCGGCAGCGAAGCTGTAACCTATGCGCGTAACAGCGCAGACTACTCTTACAGCACAAGCACAGCAGCGTTCTACAAAAATCATGACCCTGACCAAGGTTGCGAAGATGCGACTGCAGCTGGCGAGGAGGGAGCAACGGCAGACATCAAACTCCGTTATGCAGTATGCCTAGCCGTCAAAACTATACAAACAGACGGGGGCAAGGTGCCACCCTTAAGTGGCAAAGCACTAAAAGGCGACAAACTAGTAACAAATATACTAAGAAACTGCCTACCCGCATACCAAGCAGTAAGTAAGCCGTGGGACTCAGTCGAAGCAAAGGATTTAAACGATTTTATCGAATCAGCATATGGTGCAGACGACGGCAAATTCAAAGAGATTTTCGATACCCCACTAGATTCACGACAGATAACCGTCAAACTGAATGACAAAAGCGAAGACAAAGCACTAACTGCACTAGCAACAGCTAGCGAACGCAACGCAGCGACTAGCCATAGCGGTGGTCagcggaacaaaaaagaaattgaaacATCAAAGAAACAACCAGCCGGTGCACCAGTTGCTTCCAAAGAATCAGAAGAAATATGCAAGGACAAGGCACAAAAGGAGTGCAAAGAGGAAGATAGGTGCGTAttcaaggaagaaaagtgcaaagttaaagtaaccacaacaacagggaaagatgggaaaacaaacaccacagggaGCAATTCGTTTGTCATTaacaaggcccctcttttgcttgcattctCCCTCGCATTATTAAATTTCTAA